A single window of Pseudomonas lijiangensis DNA harbors:
- a CDS encoding ferritin-like domain-containing protein: MISAPQLSDVSSLRERARQNVENGAVTEGYSADRETILRLLNESLATELVCVLRYKRHYFMANGLKASVAADEFLEHAQQEAEHADKLAERIVQLGGEPEFNPDTLSKNSHAQYVAGKTLKEMVYEDLVAERIAVDSYREIIQYIGESDPTTRRIFEDILAQEEEHADDMADILNDL; encoded by the coding sequence ATGATTTCTGCACCCCAGCTATCCGATGTCAGCAGCCTGCGTGAACGCGCACGTCAAAACGTTGAGAACGGTGCCGTCACCGAAGGATACAGCGCGGACCGGGAAACCATCCTGCGTCTGCTCAATGAGTCGCTGGCGACCGAACTGGTCTGCGTACTGCGCTACAAACGTCACTACTTCATGGCGAACGGCCTGAAGGCGAGCGTGGCCGCCGATGAATTCCTGGAGCATGCGCAGCAGGAAGCCGAGCACGCCGACAAATTGGCTGAGCGTATCGTGCAACTGGGCGGCGAGCCTGAGTTCAACCCGGACACCCTGTCGAAGAACTCCCACGCCCAATACGTCGCTGGCAAGACTCTGAAGGAAATGGTCTACGAAGACCTGGTTGCCGAACGCATCGCCGTCGACAGCTACCGTGAAATCATTCAATACATCGGCGAATCCGACCCGACCACCCGCCGCATCTTCGAAGACATCCTGGCCCAGGAAGAAGAGCATGCGGATGACATGGCGGATATCCTGAACGACCTGTAA
- a CDS encoding small membrane protein YohP translates to MLKFLGGTVGIIFLIGLIVVIALFKLVF, encoded by the coding sequence ATGCTCAAGTTTCTAGGTGGCACCGTCGGCATCATTTTCCTGATCGGTCTGATCGTGGTCATTGCGCTGTTCAAGCTGGTTTTCTGA